In a single window of the Pontibacter russatus genome:
- a CDS encoding efflux RND transporter periplasmic adaptor subunit: MKRYLNIYLLLLFIGSSACQTGQHEHDEEAAAETTYTCPMHPQIVQSEPGTCPICHMDLVPTSVEGEDFEMTDDLAFLLQPTNQMVVASINTIKPEKKAVKDSVEMEGIITYDERRIYSIPARVGGRIEKLYVKYNYQPIRKGQKLLEVYSPELVTAQRELLYLVQSAPEDEALIAAAKQKLRLLGATETQINRLIQTREASYKFAIYSPYDGYVIGLNTTAPSATPSAVPVATAGAAGMAYGMGGGTTTAAATAPAAGGAELPLREGMYVTAGQPLVRVVNPDQLWAEFNIPAGEIASIAKGTHVRISFPQVPGEKLEAQVDFLQPFYEAGESFAKVRAYIPGQQQVARVGQLVSATAAYTTAPALWVPREAVLDIGTRSIAFKQAGGNFKPVAVTIGSTAGGQVQVVEGLAQNDLIAANARFLVDSESFVKVSE; encoded by the coding sequence ATGAAACGATACCTGAACATATACCTGCTGCTGCTCTTCATCGGCAGCAGCGCCTGCCAAACCGGGCAGCACGAGCATGATGAAGAAGCCGCAGCGGAAACCACCTACACCTGCCCGATGCACCCGCAGATCGTGCAGTCGGAGCCGGGCACCTGCCCCATCTGCCACATGGACCTGGTGCCGACTTCGGTGGAGGGAGAGGATTTTGAAATGACGGATGACCTGGCCTTCCTGTTGCAGCCGACAAACCAAATGGTGGTGGCGAGCATCAACACCATCAAACCGGAAAAGAAAGCCGTGAAGGATTCCGTAGAGATGGAAGGCATCATCACCTACGACGAGCGCCGCATCTACTCCATTCCGGCGCGTGTGGGCGGGCGCATTGAGAAGCTATATGTCAAGTACAACTACCAGCCCATCCGAAAGGGCCAGAAGCTGCTGGAGGTATACAGCCCGGAACTTGTGACGGCACAGCGCGAGCTGCTGTACCTGGTGCAGTCGGCACCGGAAGACGAGGCCCTGATTGCGGCCGCAAAGCAAAAGCTGCGCCTGCTGGGTGCTACCGAAACCCAGATCAACCGCCTGATCCAGACTAGGGAGGCCAGCTACAAGTTCGCCATCTACAGTCCTTACGATGGCTACGTCATCGGGCTGAACACCACGGCACCATCGGCTACCCCTAGCGCTGTTCCTGTCGCGACGGCTGGTGCGGCGGGCATGGCCTATGGCATGGGCGGTGGCACTACAACCGCTGCTGCAACGGCCCCCGCCGCGGGAGGCGCAGAACTTCCGTTGCGCGAAGGCATGTACGTAACCGCTGGCCAACCGCTGGTGCGCGTGGTGAACCCTGACCAGTTGTGGGCCGAGTTCAACATCCCCGCCGGGGAGATTGCCTCCATTGCCAAAGGCACCCATGTCCGGATTTCGTTTCCGCAGGTACCCGGTGAGAAACTGGAAGCGCAGGTGGATTTCCTGCAGCCGTTTTACGAGGCCGGGGAAAGCTTTGCCAAAGTGAGGGCCTATATACCGGGTCAGCAGCAGGTGGCGCGTGTAGGCCAGCTGGTGTCGGCCACTGCCGCTTATACCACGGCGCCCGCCCTGTGGGTGCCACGCGAGGCTGTGCTGGACATCGGCACCCGATCAATTGCCTTCAAACAGGCAGGTGGCAACTTCAAACCCGTGGCCGTCACCATCGGCTCCACGGCGGGTGGCCAGGTGCAGGTGGTGGAAGGGCTGGCGCAGAATGACCTCATCGCCGCCAACGCCCGCTTTCTGGTAGATAGTGAAAGTTTTGTGAAAGTAAGTGAGTGA